The Cryptomeria japonica chromosome 6, Sugi_1.0, whole genome shotgun sequence genomic interval ATCCCACCTTTGACTCTTCTGCAATCGGTTTTCTAATCTTATTTGCTCCTCTTTTATTAATCCTACTTTGCAACAGAGCAGTGGTTGTCTTGGAGGCTGTGTAAGACCAACACCAATTATTGCTGTGGATGAGCCCTCAAAGAGATTGAAAATTCCGGGACAAAGTGTGAAGGGACCAGGACCTAGTTTCTCTGACGATTTCTGGAGTACAAGTACTAATGAGATGGACAATAGCACAGCACCATCACAGAGAAGTGTGTCATCATTAAGTGTATCAAACCCAAATGCTGATATCCGTGGAACAAATTCTAACTCAAATAACACAGAGTTTGTCAACCATGGTAAATGTTCTCATTTTTGCTAAAACTTTTAATTTTGAAAACTGATTGTCTACCCAAAGCTAGTTCTGTGCCTGTTGATAATATGGTAAACAATAATGGTATATGTTACATGCTTCTGCTTTTTAATATAATTTTCTGTTTTATGTTTGTCCTGATCCTTCATTAGCTCTCAACTTGTGGAATGAAATGAGGCGACAATGGGTAGGAGATCGACCTCGGAATCAGCCCAGGCAACCACGTGAACCTGTTCTAAGGTATTTTGTAATGCTTGTACATATTCATGACAGTTATGCCCCTTTTTAAAGATCAATCTCTATATTGGCCAAGTGATTAAAATAAGCATGTAGTTGTTCCCTTTCTTCCACCTTAATGGTGTTGCTAATGTTGCCTCTTTGGTGATGATTCTAGTTGGACTGCGACTTACGACAGTTTGCTTGGAAGCCATAGGCCATTCCCACAACCTGTCCCTCTGCCGGTAAGTTTAGCATAATATATCCCTGTGTCAAATGCTTTTAGCAATATTAAACTCTGTGAAATGGATGTAATTAGATATGTTGTTTAATGTTACCTTTTTCGTTGCAGGAAATGGTTGAATTTCTTGTAGATGTTTGGGAACAAGAAGGATTGTATGATTAAGGTCTACGCCCTGGAAACTTGAAACACATGGAGATAAATAATTATCATATTTCCTGTTTAAGAAGCCATCCCAGGTTGTATGCTTGTTAGATCATTACCACTAAGGATCTCCGCATGCCAGACCAATGGTATGCAGATTGATCTTGTCAGCATTATCTCAAGCGTGAATCTTGTTATTGTGCCTTAATTTTTGTGCTTTTTAACTCTTGGACAAGTGCAAACTGCAAACTATTTAATGGTCATTGCTGATAGAATTTTCTTACGGTCAAAAGATCTGTAAGAACCAAGTTTCTAAAGTATGGAGGATTAATCATATGGCTAAATTGTAAACAAGCTCAAAAGGCAACGTTGACAGATGCTTTAAGTTTGACAAATGTGTATGTTGTACCCTTAAGTCCTGAAATATATTCCTTTAATTTAACCTTGTTACCAATTCATGGCCTGCCATGCCTGGATCCGGGTCCAGTTCTTACCTGG includes:
- the LOC131044159 gene encoding uncharacterized protein LOC131044159 isoform X2; amino-acid sequence: MHGSSGCLGGCVRPTPIIAVDEPSKRLKIPGQSVKGPGPSFSDDFWSTSTNEMDNSTAPSQRSVSSLSVSNPNADIRGTNSNSNNTEFVNHALNLWNEMRRQWVGDRPRNQPRQPREPVLSWTATYDSLLGSHRPFPQPVPLPEMVEFLVDVWEQEGLYD
- the LOC131044159 gene encoding uncharacterized protein LOC131044159 isoform X1 — its product is MLISRVLKSWARQFVACMGGCLGGCVRPTPIIAVDEPSKRLKIPGQSVKGPGPSFSDDFWSTSTNEMDNSTAPSQRSVSSLSVSNPNADIRGTNSNSNNTEFVNHALNLWNEMRRQWVGDRPRNQPRQPREPVLSWTATYDSLLGSHRPFPQPVPLPEMVEFLVDVWEQEGLYD